The sequence below is a genomic window from Kwoniella dendrophila CBS 6074 chromosome 10, complete sequence.
ATTGCAAGAACTCGCCAATCAACTACTGCTTTTAGCACTGGCGGATGCAGAAAGAACCTTGGTTCAGCACATTCGTCGGAGAAtaccaggtgaaggtaggTGGGGTGTTGGAAAAGAGTTGGAATACGTGGAAAGCTTAGTAAGTCTCACTCtggattttgaatttgacaCTGACCCAGTTCCATAGACTCTTGCTCGCCGTCCTGCTCTTCGACCTGCTTTTCGCTCAGCAAAGGCTCGAACGCAGTTGCCTTTCAAACCGCTGTATCCCATACAGCTCCCTGCGCCGTCTAAATCCTCCTGTATCAAGCTCATTCAGACGCTCTCAAAGGAAATTGACGCCGGTGGACCAATTTCGATAGCTGGACACCCGATTTCCCAACATTCCTCAGGTTTTCCCAGCCCTACCGCTACCGCCTACTCTCCAACAGCTGATAAAAGTCATTTCATGTCGAAGAAAGCTGCCGCTAGTCCCACAACAAATTCAACGTTCCTGAGCGGTAGTCCTCAGACGCCACTATCGTCTCTTCCGCCTCCTCTTCATTCACCAAGTACAGGTACAACAAGaaaccttcatcaagatccTAATATTCTTGCCAACTACGCTATGGAATTGATATCAGAGTTCATCACTCGAGAAAAAAGAGAACATATTCTTAAAAGTAAATGGGCAAAATCTGGACGTGAACAACTCGGAAAAGAGGTTGGAGAGATCGAATCTGCGTTATGCATGGCGTCAAAGAAAGATGCTTCTCCCATAGCCCCAACGCTATTGCCtatcttcttgcttcttcgACGCAATTTCGCTTTACCACGTTCACCACTTCCTCTTGCAATCATTGAACCGTATCTCGATATCCTACCAGCTCCGCCAGATCCTGATGATGTGCCATTCAGAGAGCCAACAGTGCAAACCGTTACTGCCTCTCTGTACGTCAATCCACGTCTTGATGATCCTGCTGCGGCGATTGTGTTAGAAGAGCTTGTAGAATTTGAGAAAGAAACCGCACAAAGTGCTGGAGGGACCCAAGACGGAGTCACAGCTTGGCTATTAAATCTGATTGACAGTGTCCAGAAGAGGGTGAGTTAGTTGAAATGAGTAACCGAGCTCTTGCTGACCTTTCATCAGTTTCCAGACGGTTCGTATGAAGGTGTTTTTGCTACTGTGAAAGAGCAGATCGCTCGTCCACCACAGCTGTCACCTCCAGTCCACCATAATGTTCAATTCGCTAAGCAACCATCCATACATCGTCGCACCAAGTCCAGCGCTGTCTTCCCAGGCGCTGATCTTGGAAGTCCCACGCTTCTTGCAACCCCGCAAAATGTGGCTACTCGACAACAGCACTCGCGATCCTTTAGTATGCCGACTCGTCAAAGTACGTACGAAGAGTCAGAGAGTAGTAgttcagattcagatgaaccTCCTTCGCATTCTCAAATACAGCAACCAGCTATCCTCACTTCCGCCAAACAGCTCCCTCCTCTGCAAATGCTTAGTCCTTtggaaatggatgaaaaGCGGTCTAGTGCTGGCGAAGGATCAGGTGGTTGGTGGGATATCGTCTCAGCTATGGATCAAGACAACCCCGCTCCTTGGCAAGAAAGCCGTCCTATTCAAAGGTCGTCCAGCAGTGCTGCAAGTCTTGATTTGCCGCTACCTCCTGGAGCCGAACCGGCTCAAATCCTTGACTTTAGTACACCCATGCTTAGCGACATGAATAAGCTTGAATTGAGTCCGCCTACTCCACCACGACAAATGCCATTTTCTCGATCACCAGCTACTGCATCGCCCGGCCAGCGCTCAAAAACCATGAATACTCCCTCTCCACACGAAAGGGTTTATTCGCCTAGTCAAAAGAATGGACCAATTAGTGCTGGTCCAATTGGGCAATCAGGCAGCTACTTTCCGGAAGAGAGATTACCTCCGCCTCCCCTTCGTTTCGAtgtaccttcatcttcacccaaTCGTTCGGTCAGCGGTACATCAACGCCTGCTCCTCAAGGTAGTCCCAATAACCCTGTCATGCCATTGTCTGCTCCAGCTCTAGCTCCTACTAGATCAAAACTCGGTGTGATCGGGAGATCCATGTCTCTTATGCACAAGAAGGATAAGGAAAAGGACAACGAAAAGGACAAAGATAAGGAGAATGAAAGATCGAACGGAGGTAAAAAATCCAAAGTACAAAATGATCCAGGTAAATGGGATAGATCGATGGTTGCCAGCATAATGGGTGCTCCTAACGATAAGCGGTAGATAGAGGCAAAACATGGCTCATTGtgttaattcatcttgttaGCATTGCTGTATGGTCTTACATGAATTGATACGTTGAGTGTTCTAAATGCAATATGAAATGTGGTGCCCCCTGTCATCCgtcaaaatatcatatgGTACAATGCTTGCATCCAACCTCGAATGATGTTGCATGTTAGCGAGGCATGGTTAGTCTTTTGTACTGACGATAGTCATTGATTTAGTTATCGATACAAGTGACATATTGCCTGTTGTGGGTGTTAGTAGTATTATTACATAAAATTGCTATCATACTATTTATTAACGATGACGTTGCGGCGTATTTGGGGATCTCGGTCCCTCGGTCAAACGTAATCTACTTGTTCAGTAAAATCCGGATCAACAACTATAATAAGGATATTCATGTTTATCCATTCTGAATACTCTTAAAACCACATCCACACACAAAATAGTCTAAGCAAAATGTCATTGGCTCCACCTTATCCATATCCAGTGAACAACTCCGAACTGATAGCTAATCATGGGCTAGAAAAGCATTTCGAGGGCGGATATTTTGCTCAAACAGCGCTATTAGATTCCGTCTTGcctacttcacctaaatcagcAAATCCGCATGTGCCCGAATCCGGATCTTTGGAAGGGAGAGAGCAGATAGCTTTTGGAACAGCAACCGAACTTCTTAGTCCTACTAGTGGTGTCGAAACAGTACCCGGGTCACAACAACGAACCGATGCGAGTCAGATCTTTTATCTGCTTACACCTGAATCGTATAGAGGTAGAATGCACATGAACTTGCACTCAGTGAGTTAGAACCAGACAAGTAATGATCGCTTACGATAGACattccaccttcatcataCCGGCCGAGCCTTATATACATTAATCAAACCTCCCTCATCTCCTTCGGAGATTCCAACAATACATCGAGTTATTCTCGGTTCCAACCCCAGTCAAGGAGAAGTCTTACAGCTATTCGTTCCGGGGGGTTGGTGGAAAGCAAGTGAAATTCCTGACGAAGATCTAATACTTTTGGATGCCCCTGATGCAGAGGGAGCAAATCTCAAGGAGAAAATTGGGTGCTTAATCAGCGAGATAGTGGTACCGGGATGGAATCCTGACCAACATCAGTTCATCGACGAAGACAAAGTAAGTACGGATTGTGCAGTTCAACGATGACAAGCTGGCTGATCAGGAGTTACTCTTTGACCAGCTTAAAGCTATGTGGCGAGGTAAATCTGGTTGGGAACAATATACCAAATATATTCAAGCACCAGACGGTCTCGAATATCCCGATAAATAGAAATCTAGACGTGGAATTGCTACAGTTGATGTATGCATATAATTTCATActctatatatatttatatttgtcTATGCTGCCGTtcctttcatccattcatcaatttgactTTGTGGCACATCCTCCAAACGGTGTAGGAGATAGTCAACCTATACGGAAATATTCAGCACTACATTTACGACACAAAGACTGACACgataaactcacctcaacaTCCTTAGTCAAAGGGATTACCCAATCTTTGTACATACTAACGATGGTAGCTAGATCGATTTTACCTCGAGCAGCCATTTCTTCGTCTGGTACTTCAATGACTTTACCGTCTGCATCCATCTCACAGCCATAAACTCTGGCTTTGTTGGCAAGTCGTATCAACAATTTAGCTTCAACAGCAGGTTTTGTGATGAGACCAGCTAATGCCTCGGGATTTGGGTTAAGGATATGAGGGATGAATTCGTGTGGAGCTGACAGGAATTTACTCTCGGAGACAAACATccctaaaggtaaattagcttcGTTAACATAAAAAGCGATTGAGCTATGGACTTACCGAAATGGATTCTCCTACTAAGAGCTTGCAATACCTCGACATCCCTTGTCGCCGCACTTCCATAATTGCCATCATCTTCCAGACCCAATCTAGAGCTGGAGACTATACCCGGAACAATCTGTTTTACATAGAAGTCAAGGATCTTTGAGTTTACATTTACAGACGGGTGTGTCGCAGATGGTCGATGAAGGATTGATGGAAGTGCCTGAGGCTTTATGAGTGGTTGAGGAAGTTTGTCTAACGGCGTAAAAGCGTGCTCGTCTGGACTACAATGATGTCAGTCATAATCGAATTGCTGCGGCAGTAAAAAGCATACCTAGTGTATCGTCTAGCTTTGGCTATAATATTATTAGCAACGATACTATCTATGAAAAGTCGTACTCACCATGAAAACACTCAATCTCGAATAAGAACCATTCTAGCCAActaccatcaaatccaagcTCATCTTTGAATGCACCTGCTTGATATATCTTCTCGTTTAAGGCAAACTGAGCTCTTTCAATGAGCACTGCAGAATAATGTGTGAGCGGAAACTTGGTCTGTCAAAACCGGAAGGAGAAAACAACTCACGAAAGATTATAGTATCTTCCAATCGAATGAGCTGAGTTCGTATATGATCGAGCGATAAAAGCTCAGAGACATCCGCTCCCGAAGTAAAGTTCATGATTTGAGGTATACGACTAGCAAAAGGGCGAGTTCCAATGTCAGCAGTGATTATGTGAATATCTTCACATATATTATTGCGATATAAGTATTATTATCATCCTTATGTTGatgtgatgatggtaaatggGTGATGTATTTAAGCTAATTGTACGGTGTATGATAATCTCGTGATTATGATGGACTGGTCCTTTCTTCGTtgtctttatctttatctttctccaGACTGCATCATCAGATAACCATTTTCGTCAAATAACCATTCCAGGGGTAATACTATTGCTTTCTGACTGCTCAACAAGATGGCTCCTCGTAAGTGGTGTCAAGCTGTCGATATACAGAAACATCATCTGACAACTTGGAACAGATCCATCAATATCTCCTTCTTTTCAATCCATATCACCAAAACCACCAGCGCCTGACCCCAACATCAATCCATTCTCTCCATTATCACCAGACCTTCCCGAAAATAATCTCAGAGGACGGagtggagatgatgaagtaacAAGGCTGCTTGGGCTAGGTTCTCCTCAACGAAAACTCGTCATATATACACGCCGACAACTTTTAAGTCTTGGCAAAACATCCTGTCAGCGCGGCCCCCCTCTTGGAATGGGCAGTCTGGAGACGTGGTATGGGTGAGTACCGCCGAATACCAAACCTCACTAATCCAAGCAGTCCTATACCCAAAGTACATGTTCAGCAACACCTCGACGACCCTGCAATCGCTTCGATAGGACctccatcaaattcaggcAAAAGAGGAGGGTTCGGAGAAGGATTTGGCTTTGGAGGaggtattggtggtggtCGAGCTCTTGGAGGACGAGGAGGAGGAAGGAATATAGGGTAGGTCTTCGAGAAACTTGGCTCTGCTGACGATCAGACTTCGTCGACAACCCGAATCATCAATCGATGCGAACGTGCTGCCCATCGATAATAGGTCTTATGGAGGTCAAATGGGAAAATTCTCGGTTAGAAATTCCGGAAACACGCCAATGCGATTTGGGGCTGAAGAAGTGAGTTCACTGTATATTATGTGAGCTGAAGTTTAGCCCAAAAAGGACCGGCGACGAGAAGATGAATGGAGAAGGAGCGATAAAGATAACAACAGTCGTCTTCCAAGAGATGCTCGTGATACTAGACGCCCTAACTACGCTCCAAGAGAAGAAGACACCTCGGAGCCTGCTTGGATGGATGATATCACT
It includes:
- a CDS encoding chorismate mutase, translating into MNFTSGADVSELLSLDHIRTQLIRLEDTIIFLLIERAQFALNEKIYQAGAFKDELGFDGSWLEWFLFEIECFHAKARRYTSPDEHAFTPLDKLPQPLIKPQALPSILHRPSATHPSVNVNSKILDFYVKQIVPGIVSSSRLGLEDDGNYGSAATRDVEVLQALSRRIHFGMFVSESKFLSAPHEFIPHILNPNPEALAGLITKPAVEAKLLIRLANKARVYGCEMDADGKVIEVPDEEMAARGKIDLATIVSMYKDWVIPLTKDVEVDYLLHRLEDVPQSQIDEWMKGTAA